The following coding sequences are from one Lolium rigidum isolate FL_2022 chromosome 6, APGP_CSIRO_Lrig_0.1, whole genome shotgun sequence window:
- the LOC124663280 gene encoding kinesin-like protein KIN-7A encodes MSASKPPSTPASKIQRTPMAALTPGGSSKGPTTPASKIQLTPMATLTPGGSSRAQEEKIFVTVRVRPLSKKELAMKDQKVSWECADSQTILYKGPPQDRAAPTSYTFDKVFGPACPTDLVYEDGAKDVAMSALTGINATIFAYGQTSSGKTFTMRGVTESAVSDIYRHIQNTPEREFIIKISAMEIYNEVVKDLLRPDSGPLRLLDDPEKGTIVEKLDEEIAKDSQHLRHLIGICEEQRHVGETALNDASSRSHQIIRLIVESRLREASGCVKSFVANLNFVDLAGSERAAQTNAIGARLKEGCHINRSLLTLTTVIRKLSSEKSGHVPYRDSKLTRILQLSLGGNARTAIICTMSPALTHVEQSRNTLFFATCAKEVTNTAKVNMVVSDKQLVKHLQTEVARLEAELRTPDRTSSSDILTVKIKQMEMEMKELRKQRDNAQLALEELQKKMGDNQPGWNPFDSPQKTRKCLTFSEPSNKIKIRSSVRQSSTAPFMLKHEIRKLEQLQQQLEVEANRAIAVLHKEVECHKHGNQDAAETVAKLQAEIREMQSVRSENRDVEMVTNEGNGSDLKDEITRLHLQDNDIAKLEAKLENVQRSIDKLVMSLPNVETTPNSNRSKKKKRMLLPLGISNINRPNLIRAPCSPHSSSRPLESEVENMAPEGDKVSYEGSEKATPTKSEDTGDLSSRDETPRYRRSSSVNMKRMQKMFQNAAEENVRSIRDYVTELKERVAKLQYQKQLLVCQVLELESNEGKPNDMDEDPAGNDISVQDSPESWDILFKEQMHHIIQLWDLCHVSIIHRTQFYLLFRGDLTDQIYIEVEVRRLTWLQQHFAENGDASPAVLGDDPNFSLASSMKALRNEREFLARRMGSRLTEEERDRLFIKWRVPLEVKQRKLQLVNKLWADPNDKAHIEESADIVARLVGFCEGGNISKEMFELNFALPASRKPWLTGWQPISNMIKEKTRQLVSTPLQ; translated from the exons ATGAGTGCATCAAAACCGCCAAGCACCCCTGCATCAAAGATTCAGCGCACACCAATGGCGGCCCTTACCCCTGGTGGCAGCTCAAAGGGCCCAACCACCCCTGCATCAAAGATTCAGCTCACACCAATGGCCACCCTTACCCCTGGTGGCAGCTCCAGGGCCCAGGAGGAGAAGATCTTTGTCACTGTGAGGGTGCGGCCATTAAGCAAGAAGGAGCTGGCCATGAAGGACCAGAAGGTATCATGGGAGTGTGCTGATAGCCAGACAATCTTATACAAGGGTCCGCCACAGGACAGGGCAGCCCCTACATCTTACACTTTTG ATAAGGTGTTTGGGCCAGCTTGCCCGACAGACTTGGTTTATGAAGATGGAGCTAAGGATGTTGCTATGTCTGCACTAACAGGCATTAATG CCACAATCTTTGCCTATGGACAGACAAGTAGTGGCAAAACATTTACCATGAGAGGCGTGACAGAGAGCGCCGTCAGTGATATTTACAGACACATCCAGAAT ACTCCTGAAAGGGAATTTATTATCAAGATATCCGCTATGGAAATCTACAATGAGGTTGTGAAGGATCTACTACGACCTGACTCTGGTCCCCTTCGCTTGTTAGATGATCCTGAG AAAGGAACTATCGTggagaagttggatgaagaaattgcCAAGGATAGCCAACATCTAAGGCATCTCATAGGCATTTGTGAAG AACAAAGGCACGTTGGTGAAACTGCACTAAATGACGCAAGTTCACGTTCCCACCAAATCATTAGACTG ATCGTGGAGAGTAGGCTCCGTGAAGCATCGGGCTGTGTTAAATCTTTTGTTGCTAACTTG AATTTCGTTGACCTTGCTGGAAGTGAGCGTGCTGCGCAAACAAATGCAATTGGTGCAAGATTGAAAGAAGGCTGTCATATAAATCGCAGCCTGTTGACTTTAACTACTGTCATCCGAAAGCTAAG CTCAGAGAAAAGTGGCCACGTACCCTACCGGGATTCAAAACTCACACGTATCTTGCAGCTTTCTTTGGGTGGAAATGCAAGAACAGCCATCATCTGCACAATGAGCCCAGCCCTAACACATGTAGAACAATCCAGGAATACTTTATTCTTTGCCACTTGTGCCAAGGAGGTCACAAATACTGCAAAAGTTAATATG GTTGTATCTGATAAGCAACTGGTCAAGCATCTACAGACAGAAGTTGCCAGACTAGAAGCAGAACTGAGGACCCCTGACCGTACCTCCTCTTCCGATATTCTCACCGTAAAGATTAAGCAG ATGGAAATGGAAATGAAAGAGCTACGGAAACAACGAGATAACGCACAGTTAGCGCTCGAAGAACTACAAAAGAAGATGGGTGATAACCAGCCA GGGTGGAATCCCTTTGACTCACCACAAAAGACCAGAAAGTGCCTCACATTCTCCGAGCCAAGTAACAAGATTAAGATAAGGAGCTCGGTTAGACAATCATCCACTGCTCCATTTATGTTAAAGCATGAAATTCGCAAGCTtgagcaactacaacaacaacttgAGGTTGAAGCAAACCGAGCAATTGCTGTACTGCACAAGGAGGTTGAATGCCACAAACATGGCAACCAAGATGCAGCAGAAACTGTTGCTAAACTTCAGGCAGAAATCAGGGAGATGCAATCCGTTAGATCTGAGAACAGAGATGTTGAGATGGTAACAAATGAAGGAAATGGATCCGATTTGAAAGATGAAATTACTAGACTTCATTTGCAAGACAATGATATTGCCAAACTTGAGGCAAAACTAGAAAATGTACAGAGATCGATTGATAAATTAGTTATGTCACTTCCAAATGTTGAGACTACCCCAAACTCCAACagatcaaagaagaagaagaggatgcttCTTCCACTGGGTATTAGCAACATAAACAGACCAAATCTAATAAGAGCACCGTGCTCTCCCCACTCTTCCAGTAGGCCATTGGAATCAGAAGTTGAAAATATGGCTCCAGAGGGGGACAAGGTGTCTTATGAGGGTTCAGAAAAGGCTACTCCCACCAAGAGTGAAGACACTGGGGATTTATCGTCACGTGATGAAACTCCACGCTACAGACGATCTAGCTCAGTGAACATGAAAAGAATGCAGAAGATGTTCCAAAATGCTGCTGAAGAAAATGTGAGAAGTATTAGGGATTATGTCACTGAATTGAAAGAGAGGGTGGCAAAACTTCAGTACCAGAAACAGCTACTTGTCTGCCAG GTACTAGAGTTGGAATCTAATGAAGGGAAACCAAATGACATGGATGAAGATCCAGCAGGAAATGACATATCTGTACAGGACAGTCCTGAATCATGGGACATATTATTTAAGGAGCAGATGCATCACATTATACAACTCTGGGATCTCTGTCATGTATCAATCATACACAGGACTCAGTTCTACCTGTTATTCAGAGGGGATTTGACAGACCAGATATACATAGAAGTTGAAGTTAGAAGATTGACGTGGCTGCAGCAGCATTTTGCTGAGAACGGTGATGCAAGCCCTGCTGTGCTTGGTGATGACCCTAACTTTTCTCTAGCCTCAAG TATGAAGGCGTTGAGGAATGAGCGAGAATTTCTTGCAAGAAGGATGGGGTCAAGGCTGACAGAAGAAGAGCGGGATCGCCTCTTCATCAAATGGCGAGTGCCCCTCGAGGTGAAGCAGCGAAAGCTACAGCTTGTGAACAAGCTCTGGGCAGACCCCAACGATAAAGCGCACATTGAGGAGAGCGCTGATATAGTTGCCCGGCTGGTTGGTTTTTGTGAGGGTGGTAACATCAGCAAGGAGATGTTTGAGCTCAATTTTGCGCTCCCAGCGAGTAGGAAGCCATGGCTGACGGGCTGGCAGCCAATCTCAAACATGATCAAAGAGAAAACTCGCCAGTTGGTTTCGACTCCATTACAGTGA